AGTTCAGCACGACGTGCTTCGAACTTTTCAATGTTAGCTGCAGTTGCAGGTAACGCTTTGCCAAGAGGGATAAGAAAGTTACGTCCGTAACCTGGTTTTACATCGACAGTTTCACCGAGTTTACCAAGGTTGACGATACGCTGTAACAAAATAATTTGCATGAGTCATTCCTAGTTAACGGTTAACCCTGATGGTTATCAGTGTATGGTAATAGCGAAAGATAGCGAGCTTGCTTGATAGCAGTGGCTAGCTGACGCTGATATTTAGTAGACGTACCGGTGATGCGGCTAGGTACGATTTTACCATTTTCACTGATATACTGTTTTAGCAATTCTACATCTTTATAATCGATGTGAGTGATGCCTTCAGCAGTGAAACGGCAGAATTTGCGACGGCGATAGAAACGTGCCATGAGTATTCTCCTTTAATTAGTCTTCACTGTGGTCGTTGTCGTCATTATCGTTTTCACGACTGTCTGGACGACGAGTAGTTGCTTTGCGTGCGCGCTTTTCATCGGCATTCTTAGCTAACTGTGACTCTTCAGTGATCGCGTCGTCACGGCGCATGACTAGGCTACGAATGATCGCGTCATTATAACGGAACAGCTCTTCAAGCTCAGCTAAAGTCTCACCGTTAGTTTCAATGTTGAAAAGAACGTAATGAGCTTTATGAATCTTGTTGATTGGGTAAGCTAATTGACGACGACCCCAGTCTTCTAGACGATGGATGATGCCGTTATTGTCTTGAACCAGCTTGATATAGCGTTCAACCATACCGACAACTTGGTCGCTTTGGTCTGGGTGTACAAGTAACACCACTTCGTAATGTCGCATAATGGACTCCTTACGGATTAGTAGCTATCAACCCTATGTTAATAGCAAGGAGATCTATAAGGTAAGCCTAATCTCAAAATAATGAGAAATAAGCTTAGCTTATAAAGCGCCATATTATAACAGTAACTATCTATTAACACAAAGGGTTATCGATACGCATTGCTGAATAACTATAGAATGCTAGTGAAGGGCAAATAAAAAAGCAGCGGCTAAGCGCTACTTTTCTAGTGATATGACTTTTATCTTATTGTAGACATTTATTTTGGCTGTTTAGCTAATTGGCTATTATCAGCTTTTACCACTAAGGTTTTAGCCAGTTTATCATGCCAGCCGATATTTTCAGGGCTTTTAGATGCCATATAATAATGGATAGCAATCACGATAAAACCTAAAAAGCTGGTAAACGAAAACAGTAAGTTGTAAATAATAAACAGTAGTAGAGTGCGTATACCAATAAGCTTGATAAATGAGGGTAAGCGGTGGGTGGTTTGATCTACAACGCGAATACCAGTAAGCAGTTTACCAAGTGACTGACCGCGCAGCATAATAAATAATAGCTGTAAGGCAAATAACCCAAAAATCATCGCTTGCGACATCATTAGGGTGGCGCTTGGAATGTTCTCCATTAGCTTCATAGAGTATTGGTAAGCCGCATCCATATTCTGAATATTTTCAAACTTAGTATAGTCTATATTCATTTTGCTTAAAGCCATCACTAGCGGGATGATGGCTAACAAATAGAGCAAACCGTTAATCGCGGTTGCTAATATGCGCGACATGATAGGCGCGAGCACGACATTACCAATGATTTTATCTTTGGCAGTAATGGGCGCGGTATTTGATTTATTTAAGGAGACGTTACGAGCTGGGTTTTGTTGACGATTGGTCGTCATATCGATTTTAGTATTGTCAGCTGGGCGTTCCGGTTTTCCATAAAGTCTATCAATGGATACCTTTGTGCCATCCTGAGGGTTTGCTGCGTTTTGATTGGCATCAGAGTCTTCAGGAAAGATGGTGACATTATTAATAATATGGTCGTTGGTGCTAGAGGTGTTAGGTGTAGAGGTGTTGATAGGGCGATAAGCGTATTGATTACCCGTCAAGTTACCAAGACGCTGCCATTGATCTAATCCGTCATGCCATACCAAGTCCTCTAGTGTCACTTCACCAGATGCTAGCATGATATTGAGCTGATCTACATCATAAGGACCCGCTTGTACGTTATTTCGAGCAAGGAAAATCTGCATAGTTGCCTACATTCATTGAGAGTGATGTCTTATTGCATTATATTAGGATACGTTTGCTATTAACAAGTGTGCTTTATTAACACATTTAGTAAAGGTAAGAAGCAATTTTAGCATCCGCCATATACAACTTAGGGTTTGGCTGGTCACTCATCAGTATAAATGATGAATGGCAGACAAACCCCAATAACAGTATATTTTATTAAATATTTCTTAAAATATTTGACTGTAATGTCTTATTGCTTATGAATGATTACTTATGAGTAATCATTCATTATTGGACTTCTTCACCTGCTAAGAAGAACCAAGTATCAAGCACTGAGTCAGGGTTCAATGATACTGAGCTGATACCTTGTTCCATTAACCAGTAAGCAAAATCTGGATGATCAGAAGGTCCTTGACCACAAATGCCGATATATTTATCTGCTTTGCGACAAGCGGCAATCGCCATTGATAATAGCTTTTTAACCGCAAGATCACGCTCATCGAATAAATGAGAGATGATACCTGAGTCACGGTCAAGACCGAGGGTTAATTGCGTCAAGTCGTTTGAGCCAATTGAAAAACCATCGAAGTGTTCTAGGAACTCATCAGCAAGTAAACAGTTGGTTGGCAGCTCGCACATCATAATAACGCGTAGACCATTTTCACCACGTTTTAGACCATTTTTCTCAAGTAATTCAAGGACTTGTTTGGCTTCATCAACGGTACGAACAAACGGAATCATAATCTCAACGTTGGTCAAGCCCATGGTATCACGTACGCGCTTAAGGGCTTTACATTCAAGCTCAAAGCAATCGCGGAAGTTGTCAGAAACATAACGGCTCGCACCACGGAAGCCCAGCATTGGGTTTTCTTCTGATGGCTCGTATAATTTACCACCAAGCAAGTTGGCGTATTCGTTTGATTTAAAATCAGACATACGCACGATAACAGGCTGATCCATAAAGGCAACGGCTAAAGTTGAGATACCTTCGACCAACTTATCAACATAAAAATCAACAGGTGAGGCATAACCCGCAATGCGCTCATTAATAGCTTGTGCCACTTCGCGTGGTAAGCTGTTCATGTTTAGTAAGGCTTTTGGATGCACGCCAATCATACGGTTGATGATAAATTCAAGACGGGCAAGACCAATACCTTCGTTCGGCATTTGGGTAAATGAGAAGGCGCGGTCTGGATTACCGACGTTCATCATGACTTTAAAAGCAAGCTCAGGCATAGACTCGATAGAGTTGGTTTGTATTTCAAAATCAATTTGGCTCTCGTAAATAAAGCCTGTGTCGCCTTCGGCACAAGAAACAGTCACGTCTTGACCATCAACCAATAATTCGGTGGCATTACCACAACCAACAATAGCAGGGACACCAAGCTCACGCGCAATAATCGCTGCGTGACAGGTACGACCACCACGATTAGTGATAATTGCTGCCGCACGCTTCATTACCGGTTCCCAATCTGGATCGGTCATGTCTGAAACTAAAACGTCACCATCTTGTACTTTATCCATCTCGTTTAAGTTACTAACGATACGTACTTTACCTGCGCCGATACGCTGACCGATTGAACGACCTTCGCATAAGATTTTGGCATCTTTAGTATTAATGACATAACGTTCCATCACGTTGCTGTCTTGACGGCTCTTAACGGTTTCAGGACGGGCTTGGACGATAAAGATTTCATTACTATCGCCATCTTTTGCCCATTCGATATCCATCGCTTGACCGTAATGTTTTTCAATGGTCACGGCTTGCTTGGCAAGATTGGTCAGCTCTTCAGTAGTCAAAGAGAACTGCATACGTTCTTGCTTTTCAACATCAACCACTTTAACTGATTTGGCTGTGCTGCCTTCTTCGCCATAAATCATTTTCTTTTGCTTGCTACCTAGGTTACGGCGAATAATCGCAGGTTTACCATTAGCGAGTAGCTGTTTTGAGATATAGAATTCATCAGGGTTTACTGCGCCCTGTACGACCATTTCACCCAAGCCGTAGCTTGATGTGATAAAGACCACTTGGTCAAAGCCACTTTCGGTATCTAGGGTGAACATAACGCCGGCTGCGCCAGTTTCTGAACGAACCATACGTTGTACGGCAGCAGACAAGGCGACGCCTTCATGCTCAAAACCTTTATGCACACGATAAGAGATCGCGCGGTCATTATATAAAGAAGCAAATACTTCTTTAATAGCAATAAGAACGTTATCAATACCGCGAATATTTAGATACGTTTCTTGCTGACCAGCAAATGACGCATCTGGTAAATCTTCAGCAGTCGCAGAAGAACGTACGGCAACCGCAATTTCTTGACCATCGCTCATTTCTGCAAATGAATCACGCACTGCTTGCTCTAAATCTTTTGGTAATTCTTGTTCAACAATCCAGTTACGGATTTTTTTACCCGTCGCGGCAAGTTTAACAACGTCATCAACGTCAAGCGTTTTAAGCTCGCTATTGATTTTATCCAATAAGCCCGTTTCGTTTAAAAAACGGTAAAAAGCATTTGAAGTTGTGGCAAAGCCGCCTGGAACACTAACGCCCAAATCAGATAAGTGGCTGATCATTTCACCAAGTGAAGCGTTCTTGCCGCCGACCATCTCGATGTCGTCTTTTCCTAACTGATCAAGGTTAATTACGAGTGCTGTAGATTGCGCTGCCATGATAACTCCAGAAAATAAGGTTATTTATTAAGGATTATAACGGTCAATTATACCGCTATAGTTGGACAATTTCGAGTGCTTTAGTTAAATATTTTATGAAAAAGCTGAAAATGATGGAAAATTAACAAAGTTTATTGAAAAAATGGAGCATTGAGGTCAATGTTTTTATTGTTTAAGCAAATAAGCGGCTCTTACAAATGCGCTTAAAAGAGCCCTAATAGGCGCAAAAATTTATATCAATGAAAGGATAGAAACAGTAGGTTTGAACTGCTATGTATGTTCAGCAGTTATGCTAACATTGATTCCTATTAGCCGTTTATTATGAGTATAATGTAAGCTATAAAATAAGCACGTATGATAAAACACGCCTAATAAAAGGTGTGTTGATGTCTGAATAAATAGCGCGCTGATAATGTACTCATAAATAGTGACTGATGTAGAAGACAATAATAAGTCACCCAAAGGCTACTCTCGAGGTTCTCAAGTTATGTACTCAAACAATCCACCTGAACAAGATAAGCCCACCATTCAAAATCACCATGCGTTAAGCTTGGATAATTCACAAACCCTCCGCAGTGCGTTTTTTATCTCTGATGGGACGGCGATTACTGCTGAGACGCTGGGTCGCTCT
This genomic window from Psychrobacter urativorans contains:
- the rpsR gene encoding 30S ribosomal protein S18 — encoded protein: MARFYRRRKFCRFTAEGITHIDYKDVELLKQYISENGKIVPSRITGTSTKYQRQLATAIKQARYLSLLPYTDNHQG
- the rpsF gene encoding 30S ribosomal protein S6, coding for MRHYEVVLLVHPDQSDQVVGMVERYIKLVQDNNGIIHRLEDWGRRQLAYPINKIHKAHYVLFNIETNGETLAELEELFRYNDAIIRSLVMRRDDAITEESQLAKNADEKRARKATTRRPDSRENDNDDNDHSED
- a CDS encoding RDD family protein, giving the protein MQIFLARNNVQAGPYDVDQLNIMLASGEVTLEDLVWHDGLDQWQRLGNLTGNQYAYRPINTSTPNTSSTNDHIINNVTIFPEDSDANQNAANPQDGTKVSIDRLYGKPERPADNTKIDMTTNRQQNPARNVSLNKSNTAPITAKDKIIGNVVLAPIMSRILATAINGLLYLLAIIPLVMALSKMNIDYTKFENIQNMDAAYQYSMKLMENIPSATLMMSQAMIFGLFALQLLFIMLRGQSLGKLLTGIRVVDQTTHRLPSFIKLIGIRTLLLFIIYNLLFSFTSFLGFIVIAIHYYMASKSPENIGWHDKLAKTLVVKADNSQLAKQPK
- the ppsA gene encoding phosphoenolpyruvate synthase encodes the protein MAAQSTALVINLDQLGKDDIEMVGGKNASLGEMISHLSDLGVSVPGGFATTSNAFYRFLNETGLLDKINSELKTLDVDDVVKLAATGKKIRNWIVEQELPKDLEQAVRDSFAEMSDGQEIAVAVRSSATAEDLPDASFAGQQETYLNIRGIDNVLIAIKEVFASLYNDRAISYRVHKGFEHEGVALSAAVQRMVRSETGAAGVMFTLDTESGFDQVVFITSSYGLGEMVVQGAVNPDEFYISKQLLANGKPAIIRRNLGSKQKKMIYGEEGSTAKSVKVVDVEKQERMQFSLTTEELTNLAKQAVTIEKHYGQAMDIEWAKDGDSNEIFIVQARPETVKSRQDSNVMERYVINTKDAKILCEGRSIGQRIGAGKVRIVSNLNEMDKVQDGDVLVSDMTDPDWEPVMKRAAAIITNRGGRTCHAAIIARELGVPAIVGCGNATELLVDGQDVTVSCAEGDTGFIYESQIDFEIQTNSIESMPELAFKVMMNVGNPDRAFSFTQMPNEGIGLARLEFIINRMIGVHPKALLNMNSLPREVAQAINERIAGYASPVDFYVDKLVEGISTLAVAFMDQPVIVRMSDFKSNEYANLLGGKLYEPSEENPMLGFRGASRYVSDNFRDCFELECKALKRVRDTMGLTNVEIMIPFVRTVDEAKQVLELLEKNGLKRGENGLRVIMMCELPTNCLLADEFLEHFDGFSIGSNDLTQLTLGLDRDSGIISHLFDERDLAVKKLLSMAIAACRKADKYIGICGQGPSDHPDFAYWLMEQGISSVSLNPDSVLDTWFFLAGEEVQ